The Qipengyuania aurantiaca genome contains the following window.
CCAGCGGCGTGCCGATCCCGCTTGAGGAATTGCGTTACTGGTCGGTCGAGCACCAGGAAGCCTACGCCAGCGCCGAACTGGCGACCGAGCGGCTGAAACCGTGAATCTGCGAAGGGTCGCTCCGTTTCTCTTTCTCGCTGCGAGCGCCTGTTCGGTGGCAACACCGCAGGCCGATATCATGACCGCTCCGGTGGCGGAGGAAGCTGTGGAGGCCCCGGAGGCTGCCAAGCCTGAACCGGTGGCGGCGGCACCGGCTCCCGTTCGAACGGTGGACCTGACTATTACGCTGGAAGACAGCGCGCTGACGCAGGGTGGTTGGGTGCGCGGGACGGTGCCCGCAGGCACGCAGAGCGCGATGATCGGCGACACGCCGGTCACATTCGACGAAGACGGCAATTTCTTCGCCGCCTTCGACCGGGACGCGCCATCCTCGCTCCTGCTGACGGCAGAGCACGAAATTGGTCGCAGCCTCGTCCAACCGCTCGCCATTGCCCCGCGCGCATGGGACATCGAGCGCGTCAATGTCGCCAAGGGCACCGGTGGCGGCGGCGAGGCGTGGTGGGCCAAGCGCGAGCCGGAATGGCTGGCGATCAAGGAAGCGCGCGAGCGGGAGACGGGCGCGCAAGGGTGGCGGCAGGAGTTCATCTGGCCGGTCACCGGACGCATATCAGGCCGGTTCGGGCGCCAGCGCATCTATCGCGGCGAGCCGGGCAGCTACCATTCGGGAATCGACATCGCGCCGGGTGACGGCACGCCCTTCGTCGCTCCTGCCGATGGAGTCGTGGTCCTCGCCCGGACCGGTTTCAGCCTTGAGGGCGGGATCATCATCCTCGACCACGGCGCAGGCCTCAACAGCGCCTTCATCCACCTCTCGCAGCTTTCGGTCAGCGAGGGCGAGACGGTCCGGCAGGGCCAGAAGCTCGGCAATGTCGGGGCCTCGGGCCGCGCGACCGGGCCGCATCTTCACTGGAGCCTTGTGTGGAAGGACAATCGCCTCGATCCGCTCCTTTTCCTGCCGCCCATGCCATGACGCGGCTTTCGCTCAGGGTAGCGACAGACTAGCAGCGCCACGGCGATGCCCGTGAAACGCAAAACCCTTGCCCTCCTGGTCGCGCTCGGCCTTGCGCCCGGTACCTTCGTGCGCAGCGAACCCGCGCCGCCCGATTACACCTCTCCGGTGACGATCGAGCGCCTCGACGTGGAGCGACTGCGGTCGGGCCCGCTGGTGCTTGACGGCGCGTGGGAGCTCTCGAGCGAGAACGACCATTTCGGCGGGTATTCGGCGCTGGTTATGCGACCGGAGGGGGAATTCCTCGCCGGGAGCGACGCCGGGCGGCTGATGCACCTGCCCCGGCCCGACCGTTCGGATGCGCCTCCGCGGCTCGACAAGTTCCTCAATTTCGAACGCGCCGACAAGACTCATGTGGACTTGGAATCGCTCACCATCGACCCAGCGACCGGCACGGTCTGGGCCGGTCTGGAATGGGCGCAGCAGATCATCCGCTTCGGGCCGAAACTGCGCCCGCAAAGCCAGGTCCGCCCGCCGGAGATGAAGGATTGGGGCAGCAATTCGGGCCCCGAATCGCTGGTGCGCCTCAGCGACGGGCGCTTCGTGGTGATCGAGGAGCATTCGCCCGGCCATGCGCGCCACGCGGCCCTCCTCTACCCCTCCGACCCGACCGAGGGTGCCGAGCCGATCCCCTTCACCTTCATGGGCCGCTCCGGTTTCCGTCCCTCCGACGCCGCCGTGTTGCCCAATGGCAAGATCGTGGTGCTGATGCGTGGGCTGGAGCTATGGCTGCCGCCACGCTTTCCTGCCCTGCTCCTGATTCTCGATCCCGCGGATATCGAGGCGGAGGCGGAGGTGGAGAGCCGCTTCCTCGCGCGGATCGAAGACCCATTCCCCAGCGACAATTACGAGGGCCTCGCCGTGGTCGACGAGCGTGACGGCAGCTGGAGCCTGTGGCTGATCTCGGACGACAATTTCGCAAGTTACCAGCATACCTACCTGCTCAAGCTGCGCTGGGATCTGCGGCAGAAGGCGGGCGGCAAGCAGGCACGGCAAAAGGCGCGCAGGTAAGCCCCGCGCGCCTTTCGCGTGATCGATTGAGAACCGACGCCGAAGCGCCGCCAGACCTTAGGAGGCGGCGGCAGCCTTCTTCAGCTCGCGCTTTACCTTGAGCGCATTGGCCGACAGCTTCTCGTCGCTGGTCTTCATCAGCCAGTTGTCGAGGCCGCCATTGTGCTCGACCGAACGCAGGCCCTGCGTCGAAACGCGGAACTTGAAGCTGCGGTCCAGCTTCTCGCTCATCAGCGTGACGTTCTGCAGGTTGGGCAGGAAGACGCGCTTGGTCTTGTTGTTGGCGTGGCTCACATTGTTGCCGACCTGGCGGCCCTTGCCGGTGAGTTCGCAAATACGCGACATGATAAGTCTCTTCGTTCGAATGGGCGGGGCGAGTTCCCGTGACCGCGTGTGGGCGGGTCGGGGGCTCATTATTCCCGGAAAGCGGCGCGCATAGCGGTGAGGGTGCGAATCGTCAAGCGCGTTGCGCGCCGGCCCGCCGGGGGCTAGCGAGGCGCTGGTATGGCTTCCTGGACCCTCCCGCAACCCATGAAACGCGCGCTCGAACTAGCGCAAGCGAGCGCGGCGGCGGGCGAGGTGCCTGTTGGCGCCGTGATTACGCGCGACGGGGCGATCATCGCCGAGGCGCACAACACCCCGCGCGAGACCTGCGACCCCACCGCCCACGCCGAAATCCTCGCGATTCGCCGCGCGGCCGAAGCGCTGGGGCAGGAACGCCTCAACGACTGCGAGCTATGGGTCACGCTGGAACCTTGCGCCATGTGCGCCGGAGCCATCGTCCATGCGCGGTTGGCCAAGGTCTATTACGGCGCGAGCGACCCCAAGGGCGGCGCGGTGGAGCACGGCGCAAGAGTCTTCGAGCAGGAGCAATGCCTGCACAAGCCTGAGGTCTACGCGGGGCTGGGCGAGGAAAAGGCGGCGGATATGCTGCGCGAGTTTTTTCGGGAGCGGCGGTAAGCTGGCGCCGCGGCTGACGACCTGATTGCAGAAGTTCAGCGCCTTAATCCTTCCACGTAGAAGCGGAGTTCCTCAGCGACTGTCATGGCTCGCTCGCGAAGTCCAGGCATCGCGCTGAGTCCCATATGCTCGGTTTCAATTTGGACAAGGTATTCAGCAACATCGGCATTTGATTGCCCATTCCAAAGTTTCGCAGCTGCGTGAAGCAAGTAGCAATCGTATTCGTCTGCGGCCTCCTTAGGCCAGCTGCCATTTGGCCCAGCAATCCCAATAGGGTCCCAGTGCCCCCATCCAATATCGCGCAGACATGAAAGCTTGAAAGTCGGAACGGCATTCATTGTTCTAGTATACTTTGGATTAGGGAGATTTTCACACGATAGCCGACATCGGCAAGCTTGCTACAAGCCCCGCCAGATCTTCGCCGCCTCGCCATCGCCCGCACCGAAGCGCCGCCGGTCGCAGGCCTTGGGCATGAAGCGCGTGTCGTAGCAGAGCCGCAGTTCTTCCAGCCAGCCCTTGCGGTCCAAGTGGACGCCGATAGCTTCGGGAAACCAGCCGGGGTTCGCGTCGGCGAGGCGGGTGCGGATGGTGCCGGCGGTGAGGTCGTCCTCGCGGCTGATCCGCACGAAATCGGGCCAGCGCAGGCCATTGTAGAGGATACGGGTGACCTTGAGATAAGTCGCGGGCGCGTTGGCCATGCAGGTGCCGTGCTTTTCCCACTGCCGAGTGACGAGCGCGGCGTCGGGGCTGATGCAAAGGTTCTTGCGCAGATCGACCGCGCTCATGTCGCGGCCCCCGCACCATTGCGGCCAGCCTCCCCTGCTTTCGGGCCAAAGGCCGTGGACGGTGAAGCCGAAGCGCCCCTCGCGGCCCGAGCATTGGCGCGCATGGCGGCGCTGGCTTTCGCGGAAGCGGCAGAATTCCGGCGCCCAGTTCAGCGCGAGCGTGTAGCCGGCCACCGGCAGGCGGCGCGGCGCCTTGGTCGCAACACGCGGAACCTCAACACTGCGCGGTAGGCTGCATTGATAGGCTTGTGCGGAGGCCGCAACCGGCAGGGCCTCGGCGCATGCGACTGCGGCGGCGAAAGCTCTACGGATCGCTGCGCAGCGCCGCATCGTCCCCCCGGAACCACGCGTTCGCTGGTGGCAGGAAGCTGAAGACGATCGCCGCCGCCTGCAGCACCAGCGATGCGGCTGCGACGATAACGCCTCTGCCACGGTCGTCGGACAGAGCGGTGACGATCGGCCATGCCTGCCAGATGAGGAAAGCGACGAGTAGGTAGCGCACGAAACCGATCCGTAGCCGCGCGGCCATGAACCACAGGACCAGCATGATACCGACTACGAAGGCAATGCTGGCCACCAGCAGCGTGTCGGGATCGAGCCCGCGGCGCACCAGATCGCCCGCCGCGCTCTCGCGCATCGCGGCGTAATCGCGCACGGCGTTGGCGAGGACCAGCGCAATCGCGCCGAAGTAAAGCAGTTCGAATGTACGGATAGCCTTGGGCCGCATGGCCACCTCCTCCCTGTCCCCACGTCTTTTGATAAGATCTAGAGAGGGGTGAAGTCCAGCCCGATATCCGCCGCAGGCGCGCTCTGGGTCAATCTGCCCACGGAAACGTAATCGACGCCGGTCGCAGCCTTGGCCCGGATGGTGTCGAGATTGATTCCGCCGCTTGCCTCGGTCGGGACGCGCCCGGCGACGAGCGCGACCGCTTCGCGCAAGGTGTCGGGCTCCATATTGTCGAGCAGGAGGCGGGTGGCGCCGGCTTCCAGCGCGGGTTCGATCTGGTCGATCCGGTCGACCTCGCAAATGATGTCCTTCACCCCGGCCTCGACCGCACGGCGTACGGCCTCGCCGACGCTTCCGGCGACGAGGACGTGGTTGTCCTTGATCATGGCGGCATCCCACAGGCCCATGCGGTGGTTCGCCCCGCCGCCCATGCGCACGGCGTATTTCTCGAGGTGGCGCAGGCCCGGAATGGTCTTGCGCGTGTCGAGCAGCGTGCAGTCGGGATTATCCATCGCGGAGACATATTCGGCGACCATGGTGGCGATTCCCGAGAGGTGCTGGACCGTGTTGAGCGCCGCGCGTTCGGCAGTGAGCATGGCGCGCGCGTTGCCTTCGAGGCGCATGAGGTCGGTCCCGGCGGATACCTGCGCCCCTTCCTCGACGAGGATGTCGATGGCCATGTCCGGGTCGAGCGCGCGGAAGAATGCCTCGGCCACTGGAAGCCCCGCGACGTGGATTGCATCGCGCGTGTCCATGACGCCCGAAAAGCGCGCATCGGCGGGGATGACGCTTTCGCTGGTGACATCCTTGCCGCCGCCGGGAAGGCCCTCGCCGAGGTCCTCCGCCAGCGTATCGCGAACGAATGCGTCGAGGTCGAAGCCTGTTAGATTAAATGCCACACCGAATTCCGTTCGCCCTGAGCCTGTCGAAGGGCCGTTCTTTTTCTTTGAGCACGGCACTGGAAGTGAAGTGCAGGGCTTCGACAGGCTCAGCCCGAACGGGTTGAGATATTTGGTCCTAGTGCACGAACCTTGCGACGACGTCACGGTAGCTGCGCGACACCTTCACCTCCGCCCCACTATCGAGCACGAGGAAGCATTCGCCGTTCGTGTGCGGCTTAACCTGCCGGACCTGGTCGAGATTGACGATGGTCGAGCGGTGCACGCGCTGGAAGGTGCGCGGGTCGAGGCGGCGCTCGAGGTCCTTCATCGTCTCGCGCAGGATCAGCGAATTGTCGCCGGTATAGATGCACATATAGTCGCCCGCGGCTTCGATATGCTCGATCGTGTCGACCTCGACGCGGAAGATCTGGCCGCGGTCCTTCACATTGATGAGCTTTTCGTAGCGACCGGCGGCCTCGGCGTCCTCGCCCTCCATATCCTCGACCGCTTCAGGCGCCACTTCGGAGAGAACGCCGCGCAGGCGGTCGGCCTCGTCGCTGCTTTTCTTTTCGGCGAGGCGCTGGCGCACGCGTTCGATCGTGTCGGCGAGCTTGTCCTCGTCCACCGGCTTCATCAGGTAATTGACTGCATTCGCCTCGAAGGCGCGGATCGCGTGCTCCTGGAAGGCGGTGACGAAAACGAACAGCGGCGGGTCGATCTCCATGACGCCCTGGACGACGGAAAAACCGTCGAAACCGGGCATCTGGATGTCGAGGAAAACGAGGTCGGGCTTGAGCGTCTTGATCGCGCGGATCGCCTCGCGACCGTTCTGGCAGGTTTCGATCACCTCGACATCCTCGAAAGGCTCGAGCCGCAATTGCAGGCCCTGGATGGCGAGTTTCTCGTCGTCGACGAGGATCGTTCGAATAGTCATTTCGCGGTACTTACCTTCTGGGGGGACTTCACGGATGCAACGGTCGAGGGGCTGGAGGGTTTCGGCAGCGCTGTCTTCCCGTCTGCGGCAGAAAGCTCCGCCTCATCGGCGAATTCGTGGGGAATTTCGATCAACACGGTGAAACCGCCGCTTTCCGGGCTGCGGATTTCGAAACGGTGGTCGTCGCCATAGGCCTGCGCCAGCCGATCGCGGATATTGGCGAGGCCGACACCGGTCGAATCGCGGCGCTTGTGCGTGGCCATGACGGCGGGCAAGTCGTCCGCCATCCCGCCGACGTCGACACCGGGGCCGGTATCGGAGACGGTGATCCTGAGCCGCGGCCCTACGATCTGCGCCAGCAACGAGATTTCCGCGCCCTCTTCCTGCGGGCTGACCCCGTATTTGATCGCATTCTCGATTAGCGGCTGCAGCAGCATGGAAGGGATCTGCGCCTTGGACGCCCGTTCCTCGACGCGAAATTCGGTCTGGAGGCGTTCTTCGAACCGCATCCGTTCGATCTCGAGGTAGAGCTTCAACGTCTCTACCTCCTGCGCCACCGTGACCTTGCCCCCAGGTTGAGTGACGAGCGTGTGCCGCAGGAAGCTGGACAGCCGGGTCAGCATGGCGTTGGCAGGCTTGGTCTGGTTGAGCAGCACCAGCGTGCTGATCGAGTTGAGCGTGTTGAACAGGAAGTGCGGGTTGAGCTGGTAACGCAGCATGGCCAGCTGCGCGCTGGTTGCCTGCGCTTCCAGCCGCTCCAGCCGGTCGGCCTGCTGTTCGACCTGGAGGAAGAAATTGATTGCGTAATAGAGCGCGGACCAGGCGCCGAGCAGGGTGAGGTCGAAGAAGTAGATGCCGATGAAGATGCGCACGAAGCCGGTTTCGGCCGTCGGGCGGGTGAGGCCGAGCACCCAGCTGTCGATGAAGGAATAGACGCCGACCGCGACCGCCAGCACCATCGCGGTGCCGCCCCATGTCACCAGCGGCTTCTGGCGAATGAGCTGGGCGTAGACGACCGAGAGGATGAGGCTGATCGAGAATCCCGTGATCGTGGCGATCAGGATGACGAACAGAAACTCGAGCGGCTGGCCGTTGGCAAAGGCCGACATGGCGCGCAGCACCGCGGTTCCGCCCCAGCCCGCCAGCTGGAGGTTCCAGAACGCCTGGTTCTTGTTGTCGAAGAACGGCGTCGGATTAAGGGGCAACACAGCCATCTGCAGAGCCTCCTAGCCCGATTGCACGCCGCTTTGCCAGCAGCTACTCTTGCCTGAGATAGTTGGAGAGAGCCGATGAACAAGCCGGAGAACCTGACCCACGCCATCATGGAGCGCGCAAAGTTCCGCGAAATGAAGGAAGGGACGAAGGAAGACTGGGCCATCATCGGCGCGGAATACCGCGCTTTCGCCAAGGACTTGCCCGATCGCGTGCTGGAGCATCTGAAGCTGCTGGACGGCGATTTCGGGGGGTTTCCCGTGTGCCGGCTCGAACATTCGCTCCAGACCGCGACTCGCGCCCATCGCGACGGGCGGGACGAGCAATATTCGGTCATGGCGCTGCTCCACGACATCGGCGATACGCTGGGAAGCTACAACCACCCCGAGGTCGCCGCAGCGATCCTCAAGCCCTTCGTGACCGAGGAAATCCACTGGATATGCCAGAACCACGGCGCCTTCCAGGGCTACTATTACTTCCATCACCTTGGCATGGACCGGGAGATCCGCGAGGAATTCCGCGACAACCCGCATTTCGATGCCTGCGCGGAGTTCTGCGAGAAATACGACCAGGCCGCCTTCGATCCCGATTACGAGAGCGAGAGCCTCGAATTCTTCGAGCCGATGGTGCGCCGCGTGATGGCCCGTCCGCTCGCCTCGATGTACAAGGTAGCGGTCGAGGAATAGCGCCTAGTCGGCGGCGAAACGGCTCGCCCAGTCGGCCTCGCCCGGCTGCCAGCGGTTGCGTGCGACCTGTGCTTCTAGGATGGCGATCTCCTCCTCGATCATCTGCAACCGCTCGTCCCACCCGTCATGCGTGCGCTTGCGCAGCAGGCCGCCCGAATGCTTGGGCCCCCAAGCGCGCATGAACTGTGCCGCACCCTGCGGATCGTATCCCGCGTTGAAAAGCAGCCACGGCATCATCCTGTCGGCCACGCGCTCGCTTTCGCGCGTTTCGTCCATGCCCCAGTCTTCCGCGAGCTTGCGTGCGGGATGCGCGAGGACGACATGGGCCAGTTCGTGCGCGACGGCCGCGGCAAAGGCGTCCTTCGAAAGGCCGAACGCCATGAAGCTGTCCCCGAAGAACACGGTTTCGTCTCCGGCATAGGCGCGCTTGCCGGGCTCGAGGCGGAAGGTGGCGGTGCAGGTTTCCACCCCTCGCAGGCTTACCTCGCCCACAGGTCCGGAAAACTGCAAGTCGATCACGCCGTCGGCAAGGCTGGTTGCCATGGCTTCCTCGATGCGCAGGGTGCGTTCCACGCTTGGCTGGGTCGGCGTGAAACGCTCTTCCAGCGGCGTCCCGTCGAGCGCGAAGATCGTGCGGTTGACCTGCGCACCGGCCGTCGCGGCAGGCGAACCTGAGGCTACGGCCTGAACGCCGATATCGCCTTCCAGCGACAGGGCGCGGCGTACCTCGTCGCTGCGGGCGTAATTGCTGGCATCGTGGATGAGCAGTCCGATCGAGGGCTCGCCGCGGCCGCAATAGGCCCGGTTGGCCCGCGCCAGCTGCCAGCCGGTATCGAAGAGCCGTCCTTCACGCTGCTGGAACACGGCCAGCGGATTGTCCGCATCCCCGGCGGATAGAGGGGTTGCTGCGCAACTCAGCGCCAGGGCGGCGAGGCCCGCAAGGCGTGCGCGCAGGCCCATCGTCAGCCTTCGTCTTCGGCCATTATCTCGCGCAGCTGCTGGTAACCGACGGCGCCTTCGAAGACGGTATCGCCATAGACCCAGCTCGGCGTGCCGGTGAAGCCCAACTGCCGGGCGAAGGCCGCGTTTCGCGCCAGTTCGCCAGTGACCTCGTCCGAGGTGCCGAAGCTGCGGGCCGCCTCCATGTCGATCCCGGCCGTGCGGGCAGCGGCGGCGATATTCTCCGCCGTCGGCGTGCCGAGCGCGAAGAGCGCGTGATAGAAAGCGTCGTACTTGCCCTGGTCGGCGGCGGCGAGGCCCATGCGTGCGGCTGCCTCGCTGCCATCGAAGATCGGCCATTCGCGCACGACTACGCGAAGCTCGGGATCCTCGGCGATCAGCCGGTCGACGTCCTCCACGCTTGCCCGGCAATAGCCGCAGCCATAATCGGTGAACTTCACCAGCGTCTTCGACCCTTGGGGATTGCCCAGCACCGCGCCTTCGAAGGGGCGTTCCAGATTGGACGCCACCGAGGCGAGGCGATCGCGCGATTCTTCCTTTTTCCACGCGTCGATCATCTCGGGCAGGATGTCGGGATTGGCGAGGAGATAGGAACGCGTCTGCGTATCGCCGAGCCCGCTATAGTTGAAGGCCGCAGCTCCGGCGAAGCCGCCGAGGACGGCAATCAGCACGGTCAGGAGGTATTTCATGGAGGTCTTTCGTCTATCCTAGCGCCGGCGCCCGTCGCATCGCGCGCGCTTCATGTCGCACAATTGCTCCATCAGCGCACGCGCTTCCATCGCAATATCCTGTGCGCGAAGCCAGTCGGGCGATCCGTAGGGCAATTGCGCCTCAGCCGCCTGCGCACTGCGCAGGGCAAGCGGGTACTGGCGGCTCATCACCTGCTGTTCGGCGCTGGCGAGGCGGGCGCGCGCCATGTCGCCGCGCGCGGCGTAGACCACGCCCAGCTGGTACCACGCAAAGGGATTGTAGCGGTCACGACCAACGGCGGCGCGCAGGACCTGTTCGGCCTCTTCGTAATGCGTTTCGTCCTCGGTCGCGATCAAGGCGTGACCCAGCATGGAGGCGATCAGCGGCTCCGAAAGCGTGAGGTCGCTCGCCTGCCGCAGCGGAACGATAGCCTCATCGGCACGCCCCGATTCGAGCAGGACCTGCCCTTTCAATTCGAGGAAATAGGGATCGGTGGGCGAACGGGCGATCAGCGTGTCGGCCGCGTCGAGCGCGCGCTCGATCCGCGCTTCCTTGTGATAGGCATAGGCGCGCGCCAGCAGCGCCGGCGTGGACGTGTCGCTTTCCGGATAGTCGCGGAAGGTGGCCTCCGGCTTGGCGGTGTAGCCCTGCAGCTTGGCCTTCACGCGGGCGAAGCGTGCTTCCCAATCCTCGTTGAGCGGAGTGTCCCACGCAGGGTCGACGACATAGGTCTCGCGCAGCTTGGCGATACGATCGCCTGAAAGCGGGTGGGTGCGGTAGAAGCCGGCTTCGTCGTCCTGGCGAATGCCGCGGCGGAACTCCTCTCCCAGCAGCTTGCCGAAAAAGGCGAGCGAGCCCTTGCCGGTAATGCCTGCGTCGGAGAGGTATTGCGCGCCTGCCGCGTCGGCGCTGGCTTCCTGCGTGCGGCTGAACGACAGGAACTTGTTCATCGCGGCCTGCTGGCCGGCGGCCATGATCCCCATCGCCGCCTCGCCGCCGCCGGCAAGCGCGGCGCCGATTCCGGCCAGCATCGAGAGGATCGAGATGCGGCTGGCGGCCTGGTAGCCCTCGCCGATGCGGATCACGTGACCGCCGGTGACATGGCCGAGCTCGTGGGCGATGACGCCCTGCACCTCGTTCGCGGTATCGGCCGCATCGATCAGGCCCGAATGGATATAGACCACCTGTCCCCCGGCGACGAAGGCGTTAATCGACGGGTCGTTGACCAGAACCACATCGACATTTTCCGGCTCCAGCCCGGCGGCCTCGACCAGCGGGGCAGAAATGTCGCGCAGGAACGCTTCGGTCTCGGCGTCGCGCAGGATCGATTGCGCCGCGGCGGGCTGCGCTGCAAAGAGCGACAGCGCGAGAAGGGCGAGCAAATGGGTGAGAAGGCGCATCGGGGCGGAGCCTAAGGGCTTCCGGCCTGAACCGGAACTGAAACCTGCGCGGCCATGAAGGCACTCACCCGGTCGAACACCAGCGGATCGCGCCGCCAGGGGTTGGTCAGGGCAAGCAGCGGGTCGTTATGGGTCTTGCCGGGAAGGTACAGCGTCTCGACCCGCGCCCCGGCCTCGCCCAGCGCTTTTTCCAGGGCGCGCGAATTGCGGATGCGCACCACCGTATCGTCCTCGCCATGGACCAGCAGCATGGGCGGCGCATCGGCGCGCGCATGGTTGACCGGCTGACTTTCCGCACCGGCACCGACGCTCCCGAACGCCGCGCGGCTGCGGTCGGTGTCGAAGGGGTAGAAGTCATAGGGCCCGGCAAGGCCGACTACCCCGCGAATGGCGCTGGACGGCACCTGTTCCTTCGCCAGCCAGCGCGGCTCCAGAGCCACCTGCGCTACGTTATAGGCGCCGGCGGAATGGCCGGAGAGGAAGATGCGCTCCGGGTCCCCGCCGAAATTTGCAATATTGCGATGCGTCCAGCCGACGACGGCGGCCGTGTCTTCGAGCATGGCGGGGTATCGCCCCGGCTCGTTCATCCGGTACCCGCCGAGCACCACGACATAGCCGTCCGGCGCCACATTCCGCGCGATGAAGCCGTAGTCGACGGGGCTGCCATGCGCCCACGCCCCGCCGTGGAAGAAGATGAAGACCGGTAGCGGCGCATCGCTGTCCTTGGCGCGATAAACGATCAGCCGCTGCTCTTCATGGTTGCCGGTGCTCGCCTGGTGGACCTTCTCGACGCCCGAGGCCGGTCCTGCAACGCTGTCGATCGTGTCGAGCACGGCAGGCGCGTTTCGCTGGAGCGCGATCCACAGCGCGAGCCCTGCCAGCAGCGCAAACCCGATGAGGATGGCGAGCGTCCACACGATGCGCCGCCTCACGCCTCGACCTCGACGCTTTCGGTGGTTTCGCCCTTGCCCACCGAATCGACGATGGTGCGTGCTTCGGCATCTTCGAGCAGGCCGATCGAGGCGAGGAACTTCTCGCCCTCTTCATATCCCTCTCCCAGCCAAAGCGGGATATTCGCGGCCTTGAGCGCAGCCTCGGCGGCCAGCTCTTCGGGGCTCATCGCCTCGCCCACCTTGCGGATGAAGACGGCGCGGACGCGGTGGGGGTTGTCGACCGCAATGGCCGAAAAGGCGGTGAGGTCGCCCTGCGAATCGTCGCCGAGCAGGGCGAACTTGATGTCGGGATAGGTCTCCAGAATGCCCTCGATCGCCGCACGCTTGTGCGCGCCGTGGCTGGAGGAGCCGAAGGTCTCGCGGTTGAGCCCCCAGTCGCGAAGGCTGATCGGCCCCAAGGGCAGGCCGCGCCCCTTCATGTAGGTGACGAGGTAGGAGAACAGGTTCCACGGGCTCGACGACACGTAAAAGAAAGGCCGGCGCGAGGCGGGTTGGTGGTCGCCTGCATGGCCCTTGCCCTCGGGGAGCCCTTCGTTGCCGCCCAGCGCGTTGTAGAACATGTCGGCTCCGGGAACGAGGATGCGTTCGGAGGGCATCTGCATCAGCACGCGGCGCCAGTTGCGCAGGACCGCGCGGAAATTGCCCGTGATGCCGGTTTCGATGATCGTGTCGTCGATGTCGGAAATCATCGCGAGTCCGGTGGATTCACCGGGGGCGAGGATATGGCCATCGACGCATTGTTCGCCCGCGCCGTTCTTCCAGTGAAAGGTCACCGTCTCCCAGGCCGGATGCTCTTCATAGGGCCAGTCGCCCTCAAGCCGGATGTCGAAATGGACGAAGCCTTCCTTGTCGCTGACCCCCTGGTGGCGGCGCGTTTCCCCGGAAGGCGAGCGCACTTCCAGCTCGACCGGCAGTTCCTTCACCTCGTGGCTCGCGAACTGCGCCATCATGGTGCGCATCGCCCGCCACTTGCCGCGCTTTTCGAATTCGCTTTTGCGCGCGCGCAGGGCGCGGACAGTGACGAACAGGCGCTCCCGGTTGCGATAGCCGAAATAGGGCTGGATGCGGACGGGTGCTGTGGGGAGAAAAGGCATGGGGCGGATCGCTAGCCTGCGATCCGCCCCATCCTCAAGTGTTTAGTATGGGTAGACGGCCTTACTTGGCGGCGAGCTTGAGCGCAGCCGTCTCCATCAGGATGCTGTCGTGCGGCACTTCGCCGACGATCTCGGTGCCGCCATTCGCGGTCCGGCGAACCATGACCAGCGCCATCTCCGGGCCCTGTTCGGGCAGGATATCGACCGGCAGGTGCTCGATAACATTGCCGCGCTGCCCGGCATGGGCCTCGGCCGCGATTACCGCCTTGATGCTGACATCGAAAGCGCGTCCGACCGCTTCGTAAAGCGCGCGGCGGCTGAGATCGTCCGTGCTGCGCGCGGCCTCGGCAAGGTCGCGGACGGCTGCTTGCAGGCCGACGAGACTGTCTTCCTGTGCGGGCACGGTGGTGGCGGGCAGGTCCTCGGAAACCGGTGCGATTTCGTCTGCCGGCACCTCGTCAACGTCCACGCTCTCGGCTTCGATCTCGACCGGAGATTGCTCGACCTCGGTGTAGGTTTCTTCGGCCTGCACCACGTCTACTTCGACAGCGGCCTGATCGGCGACTTCTTCGAGAA
Protein-coding sequences here:
- a CDS encoding DUF2093 domain-containing protein, which translates into the protein MLMNKNAGPPPGEAKLHYGPNGFRVLRTGNHVFCAASGVPIPLEELRYWSVEHQEAYASAELATERLKP
- a CDS encoding M23 family metallopeptidase gives rise to the protein MATPQADIMTAPVAEEAVEAPEAAKPEPVAAAPAPVRTVDLTITLEDSALTQGGWVRGTVPAGTQSAMIGDTPVTFDEDGNFFAAFDRDAPSSLLLTAEHEIGRSLVQPLAIAPRAWDIERVNVAKGTGGGGEAWWAKREPEWLAIKEARERETGAQGWRQEFIWPVTGRISGRFGRQRIYRGEPGSYHSGIDIAPGDGTPFVAPADGVVVLARTGFSLEGGIIILDHGAGLNSAFIHLSQLSVSEGETVRQGQKLGNVGASGRATGPHLHWSLVWKDNRLDPLLFLPPMP
- a CDS encoding esterase-like activity of phytase family protein gives rise to the protein MKRKTLALLVALGLAPGTFVRSEPAPPDYTSPVTIERLDVERLRSGPLVLDGAWELSSENDHFGGYSALVMRPEGEFLAGSDAGRLMHLPRPDRSDAPPRLDKFLNFERADKTHVDLESLTIDPATGTVWAGLEWAQQIIRFGPKLRPQSQVRPPEMKDWGSNSGPESLVRLSDGRFVVIEEHSPGHARHAALLYPSDPTEGAEPIPFTFMGRSGFRPSDAAVLPNGKIVVLMRGLELWLPPRFPALLLILDPADIEAEAEVESRFLARIEDPFPSDNYEGLAVVDERDGSWSLWLISDDNFASYQHTYLLKLRWDLRQKAGGKQARQKARR
- the rpmB gene encoding 50S ribosomal protein L28, with protein sequence MSRICELTGKGRQVGNNVSHANNKTKRVFLPNLQNVTLMSEKLDRSFKFRVSTQGLRSVEHNGGLDNWLMKTSDEKLSANALKVKRELKKAAAAS
- a CDS encoding nucleoside deaminase — translated: MASWTLPQPMKRALELAQASAAAGEVPVGAVITRDGAIIAEAHNTPRETCDPTAHAEILAIRRAAEALGQERLNDCELWVTLEPCAMCAGAIVHARLAKVYYGASDPKGGAVEHGARVFEQEQCLHKPEVYAGLGEEKAADMLREFFRERR
- a CDS encoding ribonuclease T2 family protein codes for the protein MRRCAAIRRAFAAAVACAEALPVAASAQAYQCSLPRSVEVPRVATKAPRRLPVAGYTLALNWAPEFCRFRESQRRHARQCSGREGRFGFTVHGLWPESRGGWPQWCGGRDMSAVDLRKNLCISPDAALVTRQWEKHGTCMANAPATYLKVTRILYNGLRWPDFVRISREDDLTAGTIRTRLADANPGWFPEAIGVHLDRKGWLEELRLCYDTRFMPKACDRRRFGAGDGEAAKIWRGL
- the nadC gene encoding carboxylating nicotinate-nucleotide diphosphorylase produces the protein MAFNLTGFDLDAFVRDTLAEDLGEGLPGGGKDVTSESVIPADARFSGVMDTRDAIHVAGLPVAEAFFRALDPDMAIDILVEEGAQVSAGTDLMRLEGNARAMLTAERAALNTVQHLSGIATMVAEYVSAMDNPDCTLLDTRKTIPGLRHLEKYAVRMGGGANHRMGLWDAAMIKDNHVLVAGSVGEAVRRAVEAGVKDIICEVDRIDQIEPALEAGATRLLLDNMEPDTLREAVALVAGRVPTEASGGINLDTIRAKAATGVDYVSVGRLTQSAPAADIGLDFTPL